One genomic region from Bos indicus isolate NIAB-ARS_2022 breed Sahiwal x Tharparkar chromosome 17, NIAB-ARS_B.indTharparkar_mat_pri_1.0, whole genome shotgun sequence encodes:
- the DERL3 gene encoding derlin-3 isoform X1 — protein MAWQGLATEFLQVPAVTRTYTVACVLTTAAVQLELLSPFQLYFNPHLVFRKFQVWRLITNFLFFGPLGFSFFFNMLFVFRYCRMLEEGSFRGRTADFVFMFLFGGVLMTLLGLLGSLFFLGQALTAMLVYVWSRRSPGVRVNFFGLLTFQAPFLPWALMGFSMLLGNSILVDLLGIAVGHVYYFLEDVFPNQPGGKRLLLTPSFLKLLLDAPEEDPNYLPLPEEQPGPLQQ, from the exons ATGGCGTGGCAGGGGCTGGCGACCGAATTCCTGCAGGTGCCGGCGGTGACGCGGACGTACACCGTGGCCTGCGTCCTCACCACCGCCGCCGTG CAGCTGGAACTCCTCAGTCCCTTCCAGCTCTACTTCAACCCGCACCTCGTGTTCCGGAAGTTCCAG GTTTGGAGGCTCATCACCAACTTCCTCTTCTTCGGGCCCCTGGGATTCAGCTTCTTCTTCAACATGCTCTTCGT GTTCCGCTACTGCCGCATGCTGGAGGAGGGCTCCTTCCGCGGCCGCACGGCCGACTTCGTCTTCATGTTTCTCTTCGGGGGCGTCCTGATGACT CTACTGGGGCTCCTGGGTAGCCTCTTCTTCCTGGGCCAGGCCCTCACGGCCATGCTGGTGTATGTGTGGAGCCGCCGCAGCCCTGGGGTGAGGGTCAACTTCTTTGGCCTCCTCACCTTCCAGGCGCCGTTCCTGCCCTGGGCGCTCATGGGCTTTTCAATGCTGCTGGGCAACTCCATCCTGGTGGACCTGCTGG GGATTGCGGTGGGCCACGTCTACTACTTCCTGGAGGACGTCTTCCCCAACCAGCCTGGAGGCAAGAGGCTGCTGCTGACCCCCAGCTTCCT GAAACTGCTACTGGATGCCCCAGAGGAGGACCCCAATTACCTGCCCCTCCCCGAGGAGCAGCCAGGACCCCTGCAGCAGTGA
- the DERL3 gene encoding derlin-3 isoform X2, whose product MAWQGLATEFLQVPAVTRTYTVACVLTTAAVLELLSPFQLYFNPHLVFRKFQVWRLITNFLFFGPLGFSFFFNMLFVFRYCRMLEEGSFRGRTADFVFMFLFGGVLMTLLGLLGSLFFLGQALTAMLVYVWSRRSPGVRVNFFGLLTFQAPFLPWALMGFSMLLGNSILVDLLGIAVGHVYYFLEDVFPNQPGGKRLLLTPSFLKLLLDAPEEDPNYLPLPEEQPGPLQQ is encoded by the exons ATGGCGTGGCAGGGGCTGGCGACCGAATTCCTGCAGGTGCCGGCGGTGACGCGGACGTACACCGTGGCCTGCGTCCTCACCACCGCCGCCGTG CTGGAACTCCTCAGTCCCTTCCAGCTCTACTTCAACCCGCACCTCGTGTTCCGGAAGTTCCAG GTTTGGAGGCTCATCACCAACTTCCTCTTCTTCGGGCCCCTGGGATTCAGCTTCTTCTTCAACATGCTCTTCGT GTTCCGCTACTGCCGCATGCTGGAGGAGGGCTCCTTCCGCGGCCGCACGGCCGACTTCGTCTTCATGTTTCTCTTCGGGGGCGTCCTGATGACT CTACTGGGGCTCCTGGGTAGCCTCTTCTTCCTGGGCCAGGCCCTCACGGCCATGCTGGTGTATGTGTGGAGCCGCCGCAGCCCTGGGGTGAGGGTCAACTTCTTTGGCCTCCTCACCTTCCAGGCGCCGTTCCTGCCCTGGGCGCTCATGGGCTTTTCAATGCTGCTGGGCAACTCCATCCTGGTGGACCTGCTGG GGATTGCGGTGGGCCACGTCTACTACTTCCTGGAGGACGTCTTCCCCAACCAGCCTGGAGGCAAGAGGCTGCTGCTGACCCCCAGCTTCCT GAAACTGCTACTGGATGCCCCAGAGGAGGACCCCAATTACCTGCCCCTCCCCGAGGAGCAGCCAGGACCCCTGCAGCAGTGA